ATTCCGAACCGGATTCCACTATCAACCCGGAACCCGAATCGGATCCATTTCCCCAATCCCCAGATTCCGATTCCCGCCAGAGAAACCCCACTGACCGCCCCTTGGAAAACGGTCTGGATGTTGGCATTTACAgggtatatataatttttgttgtgtgtatatatatatatatatagatatattaaaatgcATAAATTTTTgatcttttattgtttttgccTGTAAtataaattagggtttatatAATGTGGTGTTGAATAGGAATGTGTATATGTTAGTTGTGGATTTTATGATTTAGGGGTTTTTGTGTTTTCAAGAAAATGgaaagggttttttttctccagaaaattgttgaaaaatttgaaaacgcGTTTAGctgttttcatttttaagttTGGAAAACACGAAGCGTTTTCAATTTTTAAGACACAAATCTATAAAAATGTGTTTTCCGAAGCGTAGTTATAAAGCATAGAAAAGTGACTTTTTACGAAAAAATCCTATTGGAACGCGTTTAGGATGCataaagttattgaaacagacCCTAACGTTATATAGTTTGattgttttaatttgttgattGGATACTTATCTATCTATTGATTATATTCTGTTTAGGATGCATAAAGTTGTTGAATTTGATCAACTATTAGACGTGAATTTTAATTCTAGGGCTTTTTTTTTATGTGGCTGTATTGGTTAGGCGATCTTGGTTGGGAAGGTGGGTCAAAATCCTATAGAGAAGAAGCTGCGGAGCGGGAGGacagtgacaatggtgtcaatAGGGACGGGAGGAATGAGGAACAACAGAAGGCCATTACAGAATGAGGAGCCAAGGGATTTTGCGAATCGGAGTGTGGTTCAGTGGCATCGTGTTTCGATTTACCCTGAGAGATTGGGTGCGCTTGTTGCCAAGAATGCCATTCCCGGGTAATTGCTACTCACTTACTCCTGATTTTGTGTGTACATGACTACATACTTCTTTTTCCTATAAATTTGTGGGAAAAGATAAGGATGACAAATAGCTCTTGTCATTATGCTTATTGGGATATTTCATAATGTGATTCTGCCATCTGGATTTGTTTCTTATACACATTACCACTGCAAGGCATGCCAGGCTGCCACAGAGTGTTCTTTAATAATGGTTCAGGGAGAGGATGTAAAATTGCATAGAGACTTTTAATTTAAGGGACTACACCCACAGATAGGGCAGTGTGGAAAGATTATATTCATGTATACATAACCCTAGGGGTTTTGCATATCTCTAGCATTTGTTATGTAAGCCAGTTTGCGATCAAACAGAAGTTATGTTACAAACTTGTGAACTGCTAATTTGCAATCATCAAAAGAAAGTATGCTAAGAAAATGGATTGCTCATCGGTATATGTGATACTCCAACTATAAAATTTGGCATGTCAACCTTTTGCAATCTGACAAGCAAGTAGCTTTACTTTTAAGTGGAACATTGCTTATATTTAAGCATAAAGGTGAAGCTGTTATTTTAGCTCTTTGTGCAGTTTGTTATTGTTACAAAGTGCATCTTTAGCTTATTGGAAACATTCTACAGTTATTTgctagttttttatattatatctgCATTGAGATGGGTGTTTTGCCCATAATATGGCAGCTATTGCATTTTGACaatttattgttatatattgaAGCTATAAAAAGCAGTTTACTCATTTGTTGCCTCGTGCTTGTAGTTCAATATTGTATTTGGAGGGGAATCTGGAGACGAAGATGTTCAATGATCCGATAACAGGTCTAACTAGGCGTGTAAGAGAGATTGCCATACGCCGAGATGGTACGTTTCTCAACAGATAACTTACATTTACAATCGTGTGTAATATTATAGTATCAACACACAAAAataggtaaatatatatttaaggagGAACTAGCCATGTCCAATGTTGTTGTAGTCCTTGTCAGAGCCATATGGGGCTATCTTCatttatataatgtattaaaatggtaaatataATTTTGTCACAGAaaccatttatatatttaaggaaAATCGTTAAAATGGTTGTTGGGTATTGTAGACTACTATGTATCCTGGAGACTATAAAGTTGGTGTAGGGTATCAGCTGGTATTTGAGAACATATATGTTATCAAAGTGTACCAAGTAAGTTTGATCTCATCTTACAAGTTCTATCACTCAATTGCAGGCCGTGTTGTGTTTCTTGAAAAGGGAAGTGACAAAGAACCCCATCAAGCCGAACTCAAAGGGGTTGGTTATTACTGAAGGGGTAGAGGGCTAACTATTAAGTTTGTGTTTACTagtttattaagaaaaaattcAGGTTAGGATTACCATTTTCAGTTTGTCCCTCCGGTGGTGTGCTGAGGGGCGGTGGGCAATTATGTGATAATGTCCATGAATTATGCTTACTTTTATGCACATCTTGTTCCATGACATTTTGAATCATAAAGCAAAGTGTTTGGGAGGAAGCAGGCAAGAGcaaaaatatttggtttatggcatatcttttttttcttcttctttatgtTGGGTACCCattatacaaatttacaatacaATAATATGACCAGAGTTTTTGTTTCAAGACACTTGTTATATTTGAAGTCAAATGCttgtgaaaaatatatttatatcttcGGATTGTATCAATCATAACGTAACATTTGTTATAATCAATTGCGGTTTAGCTGTCGATGTCTCTTTCATaagatgatttatcattttatccTTTTGTCACAAAATACTCTTTTAAGTGGAATAACTTTATTATCATGAAGCAGATATAAAATCAGTTGTCAAATATAAGAAAAACGAATTGTCTTGACCCAGTATCAGATGAAGGTTTGTTGGCAACTATCAAGGTTTTGTTTCCGTTACTAAgagtgcattcttgagtttaatttaaaggaaaagaaaagagaagccAGGAtagggaaagaaaagaaagttttcCTTCACAATCAGGCCAATATTGGCAGGAAAGTTTTGGATAAAAAAAAGGtcattttttcctttcttcCCTTTTCTATTCTTTCATAAAGagaactcaagaatgcaaaaataaaagattttctattctttcttttcttacctcttgaaaaaaaaactcaagaatacactCTAAAAGTATATAAGGATTGATGTTTAAAACAAGAATACACTCTAAACGTAACATTTAAATTATAACAGAGAAATAGCTTATAGAATTATACTACACCATTACATAAGCTTCGCCTTCATGGTGGTGTATTTTTTTCTTTAGGTGtggcaattttttttatttttcttattttaagagcaatatattaaaataaaaacgggcCTCTAGCAAAGCACTAGACCCCCAGGAAGTACAAGGTGTATACAACATACAGTTAGAAGAGAAACACAATATCAAGAGATCAATTCAAGTTTATAAGATTGTCAAACTCATATACCAAAACTTTAGAGGTTAAATTTTGTGGAACTATTATAGGCCACTGATTTTAGAGATTTGGCAAAAGAACAATCTTGACCATTGTGGATGGGAATAGGATTGCATTTTCTTCTTGTCCACATAACTCACCCCAACCCCACACAGTATCTCTATCTCCATCTATTTCTCTCTTACTCTCTTTCTCACAGCACACACATACACAACAAATCAGCCAATTGATGGAGAAAATATGGCAAAACCCAAAAATCCTACATTCAACAGCTAAAAGCCAACCACCCCCAACACCGCCGCCACAGATTCAATGTCTACCCCCTTCCTCAGCAGCTATCAAGCTGACACGCAGACAGCTCGGAATCTGCACCAACTCGTCTGCACTGCTCCTCCTCACGTCCCAATTTCAAGATCAGTTTCATTTGCCCATAGCAAAAGCACAAGAACAAAGCCCAGAAAGCGACATTCCTATTGAGAATAATGTCACAAGTCCTGCTGAGGCTAACCCACTTGACATTGGTAGCACCCCCGCTACAACAGAAGACAACCCAGAGGAGACTAGTAGCACGACCACTCCAACTGAAGACAGCCCAGTTGAGAATAGAGGCACTGATATTTCCATTGAAGAGAAATCAGTTGAGAATAACACCACCAGCCCTGCAGAAGAGAATCCAGTAGAGACTGGCAGCAGTACCAGTCCCACAGAAGAGATTCAAACGGACACTAGCAGTACTGCAATTCCCACGGAAGAGAATCCAGTCGAGACTACTAGCACCACCGCCAATGATGGTAAATCTGACGATGTTTCTGACAACACCACCACTACAGTAGACAGTTGCACTGACAAAATTCTTACCAAGAGAGCTTTTCTGGATATATCTATTGACGGGAAACCCATTGGACGGATTGTCATTGGGCTATATGGGAACAATGTACCAGCAGGAACTACTAAATTCAGTGATTTCGTCAGCGGAGCAGCAGGTAATTTCTGCTAAAAGTTCTGCACCttctttaaataaaatcaaaaatcagaAATATGCTTGGCATACAGTCCTTGTCTGTAACAGCTTTCATGCTTATATTTACTCATTTGACAATGAACTGCTGGCAGGTGTTAGTTACAGAAGAAAAGATTTCATTAAGATCACACCAAGTTACGTGCAACATGGTGGGGTTAGATCATATGGTGTCGATGCTGAACTCGCAGCTAAAACTGGGAGGAACTTTGCAGTCGACAATCTCATCTCTGAACTAGAGAGAGAGAACGCCAGATGTCCCGGGGCAAAGAATGTCGCAGGAACTGTTGGTATTATCGTGCGTGATCCACTCAAGCCGCCACCTAAGCAAAAATTAGTTGCCAGAAACGGTAAACTGGTgattgatgaagaagaagtcgGGAAGGAACCCAACGGGACAGAATTCGTGATCTCAACAAAAGACTCACCAGAGTTGGATGCATCAACATTGGTCATAGGGAAGGTTCTGGAAGGTATGGAGGTTGTGGAGAGGATGAGTCAAGTTAAGACAGTACAAGAGAACACTAGTTCTCCCTATTTCAGGTACTGAAACTAAAATGATAGCCTGCATCTAGTCATGAGCAATCTATAGAAGTATTATTAAGAACTAATGCACTTAACTTGCTTGTTAAACAGGGTGGCCAAGTTGATTGGAGATAAAAGGGCAGTAGTCGCAGAGAGAGGGTTCAACAGACCCTATTCAAAAGTAATGGTCACCAATTGTGGGTTAATGGCATAATAATCACATGTTCATTGTATTAGTGAGATAAATTTACGAGGACCAATGAGTTGTATGTAATTGCGAATTTTGCTCTACAGTTGATTATGTAAAAGGCCAAAAATTTTGTGAGCATTGAAATTCTATAATATATGCAGTGACAATGAAAAAATTAATGCTGGATACAAACAGTTATGCCTAGCCTTACAGGAGAACTAGAACTTGTAACTAGATTTGAAGGTCAAAAATGTGTTTAAGCAAATGACAAAGGCATCTTACTTGACAACAAACTTTCAATTTATGTATTATCCTAATGATAGGCTTCTTTAGCTCGAGCCATGCATGAACTTCTTTCTTTTAGCAGAAGGGGGTGTCAGAAGCTTTTTGACAGAACCAACAGGATCGTCCACCTGCAAGGTAATCAACCATCATCAGCCAATCAAACTATTAATCTTCAAGATAAACTAATTAGAAACGGAGCCCATAATCAACGATGAATCATAATGCACATATACATAGACGTATAGGTAATGTATAAAAGTTTAGTctttttcattcacatgttaTCTAAAAGGCATCAACAGTTCTAGCATCCAAATAACAAAAGCAAAGTGGACCATCAACCGTAGCATCAATGATTAGGTgtctatttgatttaaaaaatataaaatttaaattaacctGGGATGAGTACAACGATGATGGGATAATTACTGCTGCAACAGACCATAAGAGATTACCTCAATGAGTGAAGATGAAGCTTGAGCTATCTCTGATGGATAAACAAACTCCTTCAGGCGTCCTAAGGCAGCAAGGGTTTGTTTCCATCCAGGTGCTGGCTTCCCACTTGATGCAATCCAGGGACAAAAATGTCTATGCTGCTTTATTGGATCAAACTCCATTGCTTTTGCAGCTGTTGGCTGCTCTAAATCCTTCTCTAAAAGAATAACAGGTAGGAATGAGTTtacatgacaaaaaaaaataataataaaataaaaaacacaaaaacaaatacaCAACCAATGCTAGTTCTAGTAAACAAACTCAGTATCTTGAGGAAATGTCTAGTTATACAACAATATTGGAAATACCATTTTATTGGATGTCAAGCCATAAAATTTGcaattattttgtatataatacTAGCTGCAAGGCAAGATCCTTCAATTGACCAGTCCATTATGATAGACAGGgtaaaaacaagaaatataaTAGTTGACTAACCTAAGACAGATGAACTGGAGTTCAAAGGGAGCCCCAGGGTTTGCATGTAGTCATTGACAACGATACTTGTATCTGATACACTATGCAGACTAGTTGCAAGATTGCGTGCAACCGTATCAGCAGTCTCGATAATCGCTAGAGATTCTGGTGCATTGTCACTTTCATTTGGAGTTTTTCCATTAACATTTTCCATTAGATCTGCAGTTGTTGTATCGGATTCAGAAACTACAGCTTTCATAATACTATCTCCTCCCATTGACATTTGTCCGTTATTCTCATCTCCAATTGCCTCAATTACTCCATTATTTGTAGAGCTAGGGTGATCTCCATCAATTGATTCAAATGCATATGTAAAACGAGCCCTCAAGTTTTGTCCAACAACAGGCAAAGAAATTTTCGGACAGAAATTCTGCTCCGCGGGTGGTGGACCACCTGCAATTGTCAAATTCAAAAGGTTTTTGCTCGAGGATGGGGTATTACTAATAGGAATAATTGCTGTTTGTTCTCCATTATCAACATGAGAAGTTTCTAGACTATGGTGATTGGTATTATCTATTTGACAAGCAGCCTCGTGTTTGTTGTCTATTTCTGCATGTCCAATAAGTCTAACATACTCTGGAGGCCGTGGAGTTGTACGGAAAGCCCACAGACCAACTGTAGCACCACAAAGCCTACATTCTAGGACCACAGATGTATGATCATACTGCTCATTTTCCGTAGAAGACCCTTCATGTGATTCCATATTCTCAGAAGCGCGAGAAGAATATACAGTAATACTAGCATTCTGTGCATCAGAAACTGCATTCTGTACATCCTTACAATCAACTATGTAAGGCAACAACCGAGGCTCCCAGCCACATAAACTTATAAGCTTTTGTGCCTGGAAAGAATGCCATCATCAACCAACGTTTCTTACCAATATTGAATCAACATATTTAACACTGAGTATCAGTAACATAAAGTTGTCATACCTGAAAGTACGAGACAGGCAAAGCTTCTCCACATTCATCTAGAGTTGGAGGGCACTGAAGGAAGTGCTCTAGCAATGGGCTCCTCATGTAATCGATGGCTGTTGAAGAGATCACAGGAAGCTCCAAAAGTTGCAGCAGAGAAGCATATCGTTTCTTGTAGTTACCAACCAAATCCGCAGGGGAAGTAGGGGGAAACTGTGCTAGCTTCTCATCACATGCATTGTCAACCCAGGGGCAGAGTAACTTGTGTCCGCTATTCAGCTTTAAGCTAAACACCGAGGCCGCTTTCTCAACTAAATTGCATATACAATTTAGGCGTCAATGTAATCAATAAACATTAACACGTACAAAAACGATGTAGAGTTATAATAAAAGTAACATGTATTACCTTGTTCTTGTGCCCAAGATGACGGAGTAGAAAAGAAGAGACGAGCCCGACAGGATTCACACGCAATGGTGTCCGTATCCACATTGACCCAACCTCTCCTAGCACAATTAATTGCACTGACTACCTGATAAAATACATAATGTTACACTTTTGTACCTAAAAGCAG
The Erigeron canadensis isolate Cc75 chromosome 2, C_canadensis_v1, whole genome shotgun sequence DNA segment above includes these coding regions:
- the LOC122589073 gene encoding single-stranded DNA-binding protein, mitochondrial, whose product is MASSLCRRIYRTIISVNPNSNFNHQSLLISLRNFTTETSSSSDSASGSDSEPDSTINPEPESDPFPQSPDSDSRQRNPTDRPLENGLDVGIYRAILVGKVGQNPIEKKLRSGRTVTMVSIGTGGMRNNRRPLQNEEPRDFANRSVVQWHRVSIYPERLGALVAKNAIPGSILYLEGNLETKMFNDPITGLTRRVREIAIRRDGRVVFLEKGSDKEPHQAELKGVGYY
- the LOC122586698 gene encoding peptidyl-prolyl cis-trans isomerase CYP26-2, chloroplastic, which produces MEKIWQNPKILHSTAKSQPPPTPPPQIQCLPPSSAAIKLTRRQLGICTNSSALLLLTSQFQDQFHLPIAKAQEQSPESDIPIENNVTSPAEANPLDIGSTPATTEDNPEETSSTTTPTEDSPVENRGTDISIEEKSVENNTTSPAEENPVETGSSTSPTEEIQTDTSSTAIPTEENPVETTSTTANDGKSDDVSDNTTTTVDSCTDKILTKRAFLDISIDGKPIGRIVIGLYGNNVPAGTTKFSDFVSGAAGVSYRRKDFIKITPSYVQHGGVRSYGVDAELAAKTGRNFAVDNLISELERENARCPGAKNVAGTVGIIVRDPLKPPPKQKLVARNGKLVIDEEEVGKEPNGTEFVISTKDSPELDASTLVIGKVLEGMEVVERMSQVKTVQENTSSPYFRVAKLIGDKRAVVAERGFNRPYSKVMVTNCGLMA
- the LOC122586697 gene encoding uncharacterized protein LOC122586697; amino-acid sequence: MGEESEKRFNAVMDKLFLSPPNSTRVTNSGYSRGRKRSFSTTTATTTLALAEPKSKGTSTEKLQNNASGGTPVCRPWDRKDLLARIATFKSMTWFAKPEVVSAINCARRGWVNVDTDTIACESCRARLFFSTPSSWAQEQVEKAASVFSLKLNSGHKLLCPWVDNACDEKLAQFPPTSPADLVGNYKKRYASLLQLLELPVISSTAIDYMRSPLLEHFLQCPPTLDECGEALPVSYFQAQKLISLCGWEPRLLPYIVDCKDVQNAVSDAQNASITVYSSRASENMESHEGSSTENEQYDHTSVVLECRLCGATVGLWAFRTTPRPPEYVRLIGHAEIDNKHEAACQIDNTNHHSLETSHVDNGEQTAIIPISNTPSSSKNLLNLTIAGGPPPAEQNFCPKISLPVVGQNLRARFTYAFESIDGDHPSSTNNGVIEAIGDENNGQMSMGGDSIMKAVVSESDTTTADLMENVNGKTPNESDNAPESLAIIETADTVARNLATSLHSVSDTSIVVNDYMQTLGLPLNSSSSVLEKDLEQPTAAKAMEFDPIKQHRHFCPWIASSGKPAPGWKQTLAALGRLKEFVYPSEIAQASSSLIEVDDPVGSVKKLLTPPSAKRKKFMHGSS